A single window of Vigna unguiculata cultivar IT97K-499-35 chromosome 1, ASM411807v1, whole genome shotgun sequence DNA harbors:
- the LOC114173845 gene encoding uncharacterized protein LOC114173845 produces the protein MGCFLHCFGSSTTTKPRRKAHHHHRNAKDGSERPKVCSVPEYSQWVVLSTTSEEIQTKPLQKLNASPKKKVTFDVNVKTYEPEEVVDFQPEKTEEKRPSVETNSEESSVTSTGSYPTNHRYHNCTCIDDEDAAMEYWDSDLTDEDEDEDEDDSDMGEEYDEVGEDFEDGTVYSRSRNGDNEGVVAEVESPIPVKSIGLNRNVRDRSVYVHSVLNPVENLTQWKAVKAKRAPALVSQKENLVLNQESRAAFGADSESPKKLNREIAVDASLSNWLGSSETTPVSSHGSNTLSVEEIKQFSASCSPRKSPRDEIAIIGSVGSYWNCGGYAQDSGSANRVTSRRVQYN, from the exons ATGGGTTGCTTTCTTCATTGCTTCGGTTCCTCCACAACCACCAAACCCAGGCGCAAGGCTCACCATCACCAT CGGAATGCTAAAGACGGGTCGGAGCGACCAAAGGTGTGTTCTGTGCCGGAATACTCGCAATGGGTGGTACTTAGCACTACATCAGAAGAAATACA GACTAAACCTCTGCAGAAGCTAAACGCGAGCCCTAAAAAGAAAGTGACTTTTGATGTCAATGTGAAAACGTACGAGCCAGAAGAAGTTGTTGATTTCCAACCAGAGAAGACTGAAGAGAAAAGACCTTCAGTTGAAACAAATTCTGAAGAAAGTTCGGTTACTTCAACCGGGTCTTACCCAACAAACCATAGGTACCATAATTGCACATGTATTGATGATGAAGATGCAGCAATGGAGTATTGGGATAGTGATCTCACTGATGAGGATGAAGATGAGGACGAGGATGATAGTGACATGGGAGAAGAATATGATGAAGTGGGGGAAGACTTTGAAGATGGAACAGTGTACTCAAGGTCAAGAAATGGTGATAATGAAGGGGTTGTTGCAGAGGTGGAAAGTCCAATCCCAGTGAAGTCTATTGGGTTGAACCGTAATGTTCGAGATAGGAGTGTGTATGTTCATTCTGTGCTGAACCCTGTGGAGAACCTCACTCAATGGAAAGCAGTTAAGGCTAAAAGAGCACCAGCATTGGTGTCTCAGAAGGAGAATTTGGTTTTGAATCAAGAATCCCGAGCTGCATTTGGTGCTGATTCAGAATCACCGAAGAAGTTGAACCGGGAAATCGCAGTTGATGCTAGCCTTTCAAACTGGTTAGGTTCATCAGAAACTACACCTGTTAGCTCACATGGCTCAAATACATTATCAGTTGAAGAGATTAAACAGTTTTCAGCTTCTTGTTCACCAAGAAAATCACCAAGAGATGAAATTGCCATCATAGGCAGTGTTGGTAGCTACTGGAATTGTGGGGGTTATGCTCAGGATTCTGGCTCAGCAAATCGAGTGACTTCAAGAAGGGTACAATACAATTGA
- the LOC114189529 gene encoding MDIS1-interacting receptor like kinase 2-like: MLDMTNFQKVHTLLLPILFLCLLPLKIASSATAEAEALVKWKNTLSPPLPPSLNSWSLTNLSNLCIWDAIVCDNTNTTVSQINLSAANITGTLSALDFASLPNLTQLNLNTNKFEGSIPSAIGNLSKLTLLDLGNNLFEDTLPNELGQLRELQYLSLYNNNLNGTIPYQLMNLPKVWYMDLGSNYFITPPHWSQYSCMPSLTRLALHLNPSLTGQFPSFILDCHNLTYLDISQNGWHGSIPESLYSNLGKLEYLNLTNSGFEGKLSPNLSMLSNLKELRIGNNMFNGPVPTEIGLLSGLQFLELNNISAYGKIPSSLGQLRELWHLDLSLNSFNSTITSELGQCTNLSFMSLAENDLTGPLPTSLANLTKISELGLSDNSFSGELSATLLSNWTQLTSLQVQNNHFTGNIPSEIGLLKRIKYLYLYNNHFSGLIPVEIGNLMEMTELDLSQNQLSGPIPSTLWNMTSIRVMNLFFNELSGIIPPDIGNLTSLEIFDVNSNNLYGELPETIVQLTPLRKFSVFSNNFTGIIPREFGKGNPSLTNVYLSNNSFSGELPLDLCSGGQLTILAVNNNSFSGPLPKSLRNCSSLVRLRLDNNQLTGNITDAFGVLPNLDLISLSTNQLVGELSPEWGECASLTSMDMGNNKLSGKIPSALSKLSQLGYLNLHSNEFTGSIPPEIGNLSRLFRFNLSSNHLSGEIPKSYGRLAKLDFLDLSNNNFSGSIPKELGDCDGLLSLNLSHNSLSGEIPNELGNLFSLQIMLDISSNSLSGALPQNLEKLTALEILNVSRNHLSGTIPRSYSSMISLQSIDFSYNKLSGSIPTGRVFQTATAEAYAGNSGLCGEINGLTCTKSLSPDKSGGVNKKVLLGVIIPVCVLIGIIIVGVILRRRHSIKHLDEESKSNEKSDQPISVVWGRDGKFTFSDLVKATNDFNDKYCIGKGGFGSVYRAQLLTGQVVAVKRLNISDSDDIPPMNRQSFLNEIEALTGVRHRNIIKLYGFCSCREQMFLVYEYIDRGSLAKVLYGEEGKLELRWAKRLKIVQGLAHAISYLHTDCSPPIVHRDVTLNNILLDSDLEPHLADFGTAKLLSSDTSTWTSVAGSYGYMAPELAQTMRVTEKCDVYSFGVVVMEIMMGKHPGEVLGTLSSNKYLSSTEEPQVLLKDVLDQRLAPPTGQLAEAVVFTMIIALACTREAPESRPIMRAVAQELSATTQAYLSLPFGMITMNKLRGFQK, translated from the exons ATGCTAGACATGACAAATTTTCAAAAGGTTCACACTCTACTCCTTCCTATTCTCTTCCTATGTTTGCTTCCATTGAAAATCGCTTCATCAGCAACAGCAGAAGCAGAAGCACTTGTCAAATGGAAAAACACTCTATCCCCTCCTCTTCCTCCTTCTCTAAACTCATGGTCTCTCACCAACCTTTCCAACCTCTGCATTTGGGATGCCATTGTTTGTGACAATACCAACACAACAGTCTCACAGATAAACTTGTCTGCTGCCAATATCACTGGGACTCTCTCTGCTTTGGATTTTGCTTCCCTCCCTAACCTCACCCAACTCAACCTCAATACCAACAAGTTTGAGGGGTCAATACCATCAGCAATTGGTAACCTCTCCAAGCTCACACTGTTGGACTTGGGGAACAACTTATTTGAAGACACACTGCCTAATGAGCTAGGCCAGCTAAGGGAGCTTCAATACCTCAGCCTTTACAACAACAATCTCAATGGCACCATTCCTTATCAGCTCATGAATCTCCCTAAGGTATGGTACATGGACCTTGGATCTAATTACTTTATAACTCCTCCTCACTGGTCCCAATATTCATGCATGCCTTCCTTGACACGCCTTGCTTTACATCTAAATCCATCACTCACTGGTCAATTCCCAAGTTTCATACTGGACTGCCATAACCTCACATACCTTGACATCTCTCAGAATGGATGGCATGGCAGTATACCAGAATCCTTGTATAGCAATTTGGGCAAGCTAGAATACCTCAACCTCACCAACAGTGGGTTTGAAGGAAAACTGTCACCCAACTTGTCCATGCTTTCTAATCTCAAAGAACTTCGTATCGGTAATAACATGTTTAATGGTCCTGTTCCCACTGAGATAGGATTATTATCTGGGCTTCAATTTCTTGAACTGAATAACATTTCTGCCTATGGGAAGATTCCTTCTTCCTTAGGCCAACTTAGGGAGCTCTGGCATCTTGATCTCagtttaaattcttttaactcTACAATCACTTCTGAGCTTGGCCAGTGCACAAATTTATCCTTCATGAGTTTAGCAGAGAATGATTTGACTGGTCCTTTGCCTACGTCATTGGCTAATCTGACTAAAATATCAGAACTGGGATTATCAGATAATTCCTTTTCTGGTGAACTTTCTGCTACGCTCCTCTCTAATTGGACCCAGCTTACCTCCTTGCAAGTCCAAAACAATCATTTTACTGGAAATATTCCTTCAGAGATTGGCTTGTTGAAAAGAATTAAGTACCTCTATCTGTACAATAATCACTTCTCTGGTCTCATTCCTGTTGAGATTGGAAACCTGATGGAAATGACAGAGTTAGACCTTTCACAAAACCAACTCTCTGGCCCCATTCCATCAACTCTTTGGAATATGACAAGCATTCGAGTCATGAATCTTTTCTTCAATGAGCTCTCTGGAATCATTCCCCCGGATATTGGAAACTTGACCTCTCTTGAAATCTTTGATGTCAACAGCAATAACTTGTATGGGGAATTGCCAGAAACCATTGTTCAACTAACTCCATTAAGAAAATTTTCTGTGTTCAGCAATAACTTCACAGGCATAATTCCTAGAGAATTTGGAAAGGGAAACCCTTCTTTGACTAATGTCTACCTTTCAAACAACAGCTTTTCCGGAGAACTGCCACTCGACTTGTGCAGTGGTGGGCAGCTAACTATTTTGGCTGTCAATAACAACAGCTTTTCAGGGCCATTGCCAAAGTCCTTGAGAAATTGTTCATCACTTGTTAGACTTCGGCTTGATAATAATCAGCTCACCGGAAACATCACAGACGCATTTGGGGTTCTCCCAAATCTTGATTTGATCTCACTTAGTACAAACCAACTGGTTGGTGAGCTTTCCCCGGAATGGGGCGAGTGTGCCAGTTTAACCAGTATGGATATGGGAAACAACAAactttctggaaaaattccttCTGCGCTCAGTAAGCTGAGCCAACTAGGGTATCTAAACCTTCATTCCAATGAATTCACTGGTAGTATCCCACCTGAAATCGGGAATCTAAGCCGGCTTTTCAGATTCAATTTGAGCAGTAACCATTTATCCGGAGAAATCCCAAAGAGTTATGGTAGATTGGCTAAGCTAGATTTTCTTGatttatcaaataacaactTCAGTGGAAGCATTCCTAAAGAGCTTGGTGATTGTGATGGATTACTGAGCCTGAATTTAAGCCATAACAGTCTATCTGGGGAAATACCAAATGAACTTGGCAATCTGTTCTCACTGCAAATCATGTTGGACATCAGCAGCAACTCTCTTTCCGGGGCTCTTCCCCAGAACCTTGAAAAGTTAACAGCATTGGAGATTCTCAATGTGTCACGCAACCATCTTTCAGGGACAATCCCACGATCATATTCAAGCATGATCAGCCTTCAATCTATTGACTTTTCTTATAACAAACTGAGTGGTTCAATCCCCACAGGCCGTGTTTTCCAGACAGCTACTGCCGAAGCCTATGCTGGGAACTCAGGTTTGTGTGGTGAGATAAATGGATTAACTTGCACCAAATCACTTTCCCCGGACAAATCTGGAGGAGTTAACAAAAAGGTTCTTCTTGGGGTTATCATACCAGTTTGTGTATTAATTGGAATAATTATTGTTGGAGTAATACTTCGCCGGCGGCATAGCATAAAACACCTTGATGAAGAGTCCAAAAGCAATGAAAAAAGTGATCAGCCTATCAGCGTGGTGTGGGGAAGAGATGGAAAATTCACATTTTCTGATCTTGTTAAGGCCACCAATGACTTCAATGACAAGTACTGCATTGGAAAAGGAGGATTCGGAAGTGTTTATAGAGCACAATTGCTCACAGGTCAAGTCGTTGCTGTCAAGAGGCTCAACATATCAGACTCTGATGACATTCCACCGATGAACCGCCAGAgctttttgaatgaaatagaAGCACTTACAGGAGTGAGGCACCGCAATATAATAAAGCTTTATGGGTTCTGTTCATGCAGGGAACAAATGTTCTTGGTTTATGAATATATAGACAGAGGAAGTTTGGCAAAGGTGTTGTATGGAGAGGAAGGAAAATTGGAGCTAAGGTGGGCCAAAAGGCTAAAGATTGTGCAAGGATTAGCACATGCAATTTCATACCTGCACACAGATTGCTCCCCACCAATCGTGCACCGGGATGTAACACTGAATAACATACTATTAGACTCCGACTTAGAACCTCATCTTGCAGATTTTGGCACAGCAAAGCTACTAAGCTCAGACACTTCAACTTGGACCTCAGTTGCTGGATCCTATGGTTACATGGCTCCAG AACTAGCACAAACAATGAGAGTGACGGAGAAGTGTGACGTGTATAGTTTTGGAGTGGTGGTGATGGAGATAATGATGGGAAAGCATCCTGGAGAAGTGTTGGGTACACTATCTTCAAACAAGTATTTGTCATCAACGGAGGAACCACAGGTGCTACTGAAGGACGTGCTAGACCAAAGGCTTGCACCTCCAACAGGGCAATTGGCAGAAGCAGTAGTGTTCACAATGATCATAGCTTTGGCATGCACACGTGAGGCTCCAGAGTCCAGACCCATCATGCGTGCTGTGGCACAAGAGCTATCGGCTACTACTCAAGCTTATCTTTCCCTGCCATTTGGCATGATAACCATGAACAAGCTTAGAGGGTTCCAAAAGTAG